Proteins from a genomic interval of Diceros bicornis minor isolate mBicDic1 chromosome 34, mDicBic1.mat.cur, whole genome shotgun sequence:
- the LOC131397037 gene encoding MHC class I-like protein MILL1, which produces MGIGSPGGPRALSRLLLLFLLLEEPLGSCTGTHTLRYDLMALSLDRPGKPQFLALGYFDDEVFLRYDGKSHKAEPLGLGIQTDLGPETWERETKDLKEKERQLRQMLTEVMGQQGQGAGLHSLQATLGCELQGDSTRGFWRLGYKGQDFLTFDSQTLTWTLATPSAQHIKKLWETQGPRADLVKDFLCVTCPAQLWRYLASWRGLLEHTGTDLGGRVHPLSLPLVPTRKRTFLLFSEWLSCTGLRLVAEL; this is translated from the exons ATGGGGATAGGGTCCCCGGGGGGCCCCAGAGCCCTGAGCCGCCTGCTGCTCCTGTTCCTGCTACTGGAGGAACCCCTGGGGTCCTGCACTG GAACCCACACTCTCCGCTACGACCTCATGGCCCTGTCCCTGGACAGGCCTGGGAAGCCCCAGTTCCTGGCCCTGGGGTACTTTGATGATGAGGTTTTCTTGCGCTATGACGGCAAGAGCCACAAGGCAGAGCCCCTTGGTCTAGGGATCCAAACGGACTTGGGACCTGAGACCTGGGAGAGAGAGACCAAGGACCTGAAGGAGAAGGAGCGGCAGCTCAGACAGATGCTGACAGAGGTCATGGGCCAGCAGGGCCAGGGTGCGG GCCTTCACTCCCTCCAGGCCACATTGGGCTGTGAGCTCCAGGGAGACAGCACCAGAGGCTTCTGGCGCTTGGGCTACAAAGGGCAGGACTTCCTCACCTTCGACTCACAGACCCTCACTTGGACGTTGGCCACGCCTTCAGCCCAGCACATCAAGAAGCTCTGGGAGACCCAAGGCCCCAGGGCTGATCTGGTTAAGGATTTCCTGTGTGTGACTTGTCCTGCCCAACTCTGGAGATACCTGGCCTCCTGGAGGGGCCTCCTGGAGCATACAGGTACTGACCTGGGCGGGAGGGTCCACCCACTGAGTCTACCCCTGGTTCCTACAAGGAAGAGAACTTTCCTCTTGTTTTCTGAGTGGCTGTCCTGCACTGGCCTTAGGCTAGTTGCTGAGTTGTGA